Part of the Acomys russatus chromosome 19, mAcoRus1.1, whole genome shotgun sequence genome, aggaggagagaaagaagggagggggagggagagagagatgaggaaaggagggagagagggagacagagagggagggggaggaggaggagagagaaggagacagagagtggagggagggaaggggggagggaaggagacagagagtggagggagggaagggaagggggagggaaggagacagagagtggagggagggaagggagagggggaggggcttctgaGTCCCAGTGCTAGTTGGTAATGCACTGGGCACCGAGTAGGAAACGTCAGAGTCATAAGAACCTATAGGTAGAAGACATGGATCTGGGTGTCAAGGAATAAGCAAATACCACAGTATAAGACAGAACTGATGGATCCCTGTGATGCTAGTTGAATTATTGAACTGTATCCCTCTAGATGCTAGGGGATTATATCTATATCTCTGTatctctacacacatacatatacatacatatacatacatatacatgtgtgttcttttttttttttttttttttttcatttttgagacagggtctctctgtgtagccatggctgttctggactcactttgtagacaagattggccttgaactcacaaagctctgatccgcctgcctctgcctcctgggtgctgggattaaaggtgtgcaccaccacgcccggcttatgtgtgtgtgttcttacataacacacatatgtgtgtgtatatatgagatATACCTATGacctaacatgcatgaagccctgggtttcattccCCAGCATGGCCTAAACCCGACGTGAGGGTGCACACTgtactcaagaggtggaggcaggaggatcagaagctccaggtcattcttggctacatagtgagttcgaggccatcctgagctacaggagacttGTTACAAAGCAAAACGCCTAACCTGAAAGGAATCCGCAGCCCTGCTCACTCGTGCCTTAGCACCAGGCGCACAGAGCCTTTGCATGTCGGGGGCGCAGTGTGGTGCTTATCAGGGACTGCATGCAGGGGTTCCCGTGCACCCCCAATCAGGAAGGTCACTGCCTGGCCCAGGTGGGGCTGTGACACAGTGAAGTCCAGACTCTGGCGACTCATAGGACTCACAGTGCCACTGTGGGACAAGAGTGGGGCACTGTCACCAGCTCCCTGGTCCTACCACTTCCACTCTGTAGTACAGAAAGAGCAAGCCTCCTGTTCTGATTCTTCCAAGTCCTCTATTCCCTGCGTTCCCTCTCTGAGTAGGACCAATGCTCATGCCAGTTTTTCTTACCCAAGCGAGGAGTCTTCTGTGGAAGGATCTTGTTAATTATGGAGAGGGTGCCCGATGATCCATGAGTGCTTCCACTTTTCATCTCTGTGTGTttactctgaccaaaagcaacttaggggagagaAGGATTTGTTTCCACTTGTAGGTTGCAGCTCATCATTGTGGGAAGTCAGTgcaggaaccaaagcaggaaCCATAGGGGAATGCTGCTTACAGGCTCATGCTTAGCTAACTCTTACACAGGCCTAGGGAATGATACTGCCCACCGTGGACTGGGTCTTCCTACACATTGATTAACAAGCAAGAAAATCCCTCTTGCAGACATCACCACAGGCCAATTTGATCTGGGAAATGTCACAATTGAAGTCCCCTTCTCAAATGACCCTGGGCCATGTCAGGTTGACATGAGGCTAGGACAAGTCTCACGATTGAACATGAGGTATtctcaagagacagaaagatgagtCAAGCTAATGTGACTACCCAAGTCCTAAGGCTGGGAAAGAGCTGGGAGAAGGCGTTGTTGTCAGTGGAGAAATTACAAAAGATTCCTCTGCTAATGATCCCATGGGGGTGGGGTCTGGGCATTGTGGTTCTAGTCAGCAGGCAGCTCTGTGGTTTTCAGCAGCTTCGAGGTGTGGGCGAAGattccaggaggaagaggcacagAACGCAAGATGAAGGCCAGGTGAGATTGTTCAGCTTGTAAAGGAGATTGCTAACAAGCGCCTGAAGAACTAAaatcaatccctgggacccacgggacgtgatggaaggagaaaactgagggCTACATGTGCTTTGTGGCATgcccgacccccaccccaccccctctcctgtCACCTTACTCATGATGAAAACCACAAGCACTGGATTGGTAGGCGCCTACCACTTTAAGCTATTACTTCTGAGGTGTTTTCAAggtgagagaaaaagaggggcTATAGGAACATCCATCCTGGTGGCCCCCAGGGCATCACCAGGTCTCTGGGATCTGGGAAACAGAGGGTGAAGGTTTTGAGGGACATGAATTCCCAGGGAGCAGTTCACTTCTGGAATGATCAGATGTTGGCCCCGGAGCCCCAGAACTTTCTAGGCCCCTTCTTGGACTGACCTTTGAACTTCCTTGGTCAATGAGTCTGGGCAAGACACTGGGAGGAGCTtggagtgagggagaaagagtgtAGAAAAGGGACAAGACTCTCCTCCCTGGTGACCGAGGCAGTAAGGTAGGAACGCCCACCAGCCCACAGTCTCAGGCAACGGTGGGGTGCGGGTGCGGTGAGGACCTGAGACTTTGATCTCTAACATACAGGCCAGGCAGGGGGAGAGGACCCTGACAGGAAGGCAGCGGCTTGCAATGCAATCAGTTTGCAGATCCCTGGGAGTGGTCAAAGCTACCAGAATCAGTGGAGacaatggcgggggggggggggggggggcggggggcggggggcggggtctCTGCCCAGTGGCAGTGActtatctctccctcccctgaACTTGTACAAAACACACAAAGGCTTCTCGTCTATTCCCACCTTTAATCCCCTCCCCAGCCTCGCTCCCCCCCACTGTCACTCAGGAAGGCGGGGACAACTGGCACATGGACACACCTAGGGGAGGACTAGGCGTTGATGAGCAGGGACACCATAGCGTGTCTTGTGTTCCTCAAACAGCTGTGTGAGACGCTCTACATACAGCCCATGCAACTGATCCACCTGTTCCTGGCTGGGCCTCGGGCTTCGCTGCACTGGAATTGGGGCGCCCACTGTGGAGGGGACATGATGGGAGAAGACTTGATTGTTGAGATGCCCCACTCTCAGGGGATCAGCCTGgacagagttcgaggccagtgtccGGATGAATGCCAGCTTCGCGGACCACAGAGCTAGGATCCAGTCCTCGGGCTGGGAGAGGATGGGAGATACATAACTCACCCACGGTGTGGATGGGCACACGGAAAGGTATCAGGAGACCCAGGCGACCATGAAAGAGAGGCAGGGCCACACTCAGCATCTTCTGAAGAGCTTCCTGCACCCTCCGTATCCAGGAGCCCGGCGGGTTGGGAAATTGCCGGAAGAGTTCATTCTCTCCGAAGGAGAAGACAGGCACAAGAGAGGTCCTGGAGGAGCAGCAACGGACACCTGTGAGGCTGACGTGGGGCCTGAAGTATCCGCTCCATGGTCCTCTCTTGGAGGCACTTCCGGTGGCTATAGCcctgccgccgccgcccgccCACTCCTCACCCGTGTTCCAGGGCTAATTTAATGAATCCTTTCTGATGCCGGAGCCGCAAACTCACTGTTCCAGGCTTTGCTTCCAAAGCTTCCAGGGGACCTCCCACAGCCAGGACGGCCACCCGGCCACCCTCAGGGTGGGACAAGAGATAGGAAGCGCTAGCCTTGTCAGAAGAGACTAAACCTGGGTGGAGAGGACGAAAAGCTGTGCATGGACACCCCCAAGATAGAGGCGAATATAggagcccccacccccctaccccaccccaggtGATAAGAAGGGTGAGGTAACAGCGGGGGTCCTAGTGATCTTGAGAAGGGGCTTCCTTACCACTGGTCATAATGTAATCTCGGAAGAGAGGCATTTGGAACCAACATGGGAGCATGAGTAGGTGTG contains:
- the Mogat3 gene encoding 2-acylglycerol O-acyltransferase 3, translating into MAASSSPLHRSLQVFAVLQWVFSFLGLALLCLAALILASLGRAWTLVVLYLFWLYRDRHTPRMGGRRSAWVRNWAIWRYFRDYFPVTLVKTAELDPSQNYLFGFHPHGVLVVGAFSNFCTEATGFSRLFPGLRSHLLMLPCWFQMPLFRDYIMTSGLVSSDKASASYLLSHPEGGRVAVLAVGGPLEALEAKPGTVSLRLRHQKGFIKLALEHGTSLVPVFSFGENELFRQFPNPPGSWIRRVQEALQKMLSVALPLFHGRLGLLIPFRVPIHTVVGAPIPVQRSPRPSQEQVDQLHGLYVERLTQLFEEHKTRYGVPAHQRLVLP